GGCCATCAGCCGGGCAAGCGTGGTCTTGCCGACGCCGGGCGGGCCCCACAGGATCATCGAATGGGGTTGCCCGGACTCGAACGCCGCCCGCAGCGGCTTGCCCGGACCCAGCAGGTGCTGCTGGCCGATGACCTGGTCGAGCGTGCGCGGCCGCAGCCGTTCGGCGAGCGGGACCGGGGTGCCGGCAGCAGCGGCAGTGGCGGAGAAGAGATCGGCCATGGGCGCGCATTGTGGCAGGGAGCGGGCGGCTTGGCGCTCGGCGCGCAGCCGGCGGCCTCAGGAACAAAAGATGCTGACTCCTTTGCGTCTCAACCCGTCAGTCCGAAGGAGACCTGCATGATGTTCTCTCCCCAGACCCCTTGGCGCGTGGCAGCGCCGCTGGCTGCCGCCGCGGCGCTGGCGCTGGCCGGCTGTGCCAGCAAGACACCGGTGCCCAACGAGCAGATGGCGGTATCCCAGGCTGCCGTCGATGCCGCGGTGAGTGCCGGCGCCACCCAGTACGCGCCGGTCGAGTTGAACCAGGCGCGGCAGAAGCTGGACGGCGCGAAGAACGCGCTGCGCGCCGAAGACGCCATGACCGCGCGCCGCCTTGCCGAACAGGCCGAGGTGGACGCACGCACTGCCACAGCGAAGGCCAACGCCGAGAAGTCGCGCAAGGCGGTCGGCGAGATCGAGCAAAGCATCCGCATGCTGCGCGAAGAAATGGCACGGCCCAATGCCCGTCCCGCCTCTTGAGAAAAACCCGAAGGAGCATGCCATGAAGCACACGCCATCGCTGACCCTGCTGGCCCTGGCCGCCGGCCTGCTGGCCGGCTGCGCGAGCGCGCCGACCCAGCCCAACGCGGCCCTTGAAGAAGCACGCCAGCTCTACGGACGTACCGCGAGCAGCCCGGCCGTCGCACAGGGGGCGCAGGTGGAGCTCGACCGCGCCCGCCAAGCCCTCAACCGTGCCGACGCGGCGTGGAACGACAAGCAGGACACTGCCGAGACCAATCACCTGGCCTACCTGGCGAAGCAGCTCACCGTGGTGGCCATGGAAACCGGCGCTCAGCGCGAGGCGGAAGCCCGGGTTCAGCAGGCCAGTGCCGAGCGCGAGCGCGTGCGGGCCGACGCCCGGGGCGTCGAGGCGCAGGTCGCTCAAGCACGTGCCGACAGCGCCCAGCAACAGGCGCAATCCGAATCGCAGCGGGCCCGCCAGCTGGAGCAGGAACTGCAGCAGCTGTCGGCCCGCAACACCGAGCGCGGCATGGTGGTGACCCTGCAGGACGTGCTGTTCGACGTCGGCCAGGCGAGCCTGAAGCCCGGCGCAGAGCGCACGCTGGAGCGGGTGGCCGAAGTGTTGAGAACGCATCCGGAGCGGCGCCTGTTGATCGAAGGCTTTACCGACAGCACCGGCAGCGAGGCCACCAACCTCGAGCTCTCGCGCCAACGCGCCGAGGCGGTGCAGCGGGTGCTGACGGCTCGCGGCGTCTCACCCGACCGCATCGACGTGCAGCCGCGCGGTGAAGCCTATCCCGTCGCCAATAACGAGACCGCTGCCGGCCGGCAGCTGAACCGGCGCGTCGAACTGCTGTTCTCCGACGAGCAAGGCCAGATCGAACCGCGGTGACTGGCCGCCTGCCAGCGTCGCCGCAGCCACCGGCACCGCCGCCCCCGGCGGGGGTGCCGGGCTGGGTCGGCTTGGCGTTGCTGGCCATTGCCGCCATCTTCCTGCTCAAGGCCGCCAAGACGGTGGCTTTGCCGGTGACGGTGGCGGTGCTCTTCACCTTCGTGCTGGCGCCACCGGTGCGCGGGCTGCAGCGGCGCGGCATTCCGCCGTCGCTGGGCGCCGGCATGGTACTGCTGGCGCTGCTCGGCACCCTGCTGCTGTTCGGAAGCACCTTGATCACGCCCGCCGCGGCGTGGTGGGAGCGGGCGCCGTCGAACCTGCAGCAGTTGATGGACGCCTTTGACCGGCTCCGCGCCGCCCTGCCGGGCCGCGCCCTCGTTGCCACCCCCGACAGCGCCGCCTTGCGTGAACAATTGCGCAGCGAAGGCATGGCGCTGACGCGCGTGCTGGTGAGTGAGACCGGGTACTTCACCATCTCGGCGGCGGCGACCACCATCCTGCTGTACTTCATGCTCGTGAGCGAGCAGTGGCTGGTCACCTGCACGCTGCAGGCCCTGCCCCAGCGGCGCACCCGCTTGCTGGTGCTGTCCGGGCTGGCCGAAGCGCAGCGCGACATTGGCCGCTTCCTGACCACGTTGACACTGCTCAACATCGGGCTGGGCGTGGCCACTGGCCTGGCGCTGCATGCCCTGGGCCTGCCCAATCCGGTGATGTGGGGCGCGCTGGCTGCAGCACTTCATTTCGTGTTCTACATCGGTCCGGTGATCACCACCTTGCTGCTGCTGCTGGCGGGGATCAGCAGCTTTTCCACCGCCAGCCAGATGCTCGCGCCGGCGCTGGCGTTCCTGGTGCTCAACGCGATCGAGAGCAATTTCCTCGGGCCGTGGCTGATGGGACGGCGGCTGCGGCTGAACCCGGTGTTCGTGTTCCTGTCCGTCATGGTCTGGGGCTGGATGTGGGGCATGGCAGGCGCCCTGATCGCGGTGCCCCTGCTGCTGGGCTTGCGCAGCGCCTGCCGCAGGGTGCGGCGGCTGCGGCTGCTGGGCCTCTACATCGGCGACCCGCGCGACGCGAGCAGCTAGCGGCAAGCGCCTGCCGGCCGGCAAGCCGCGCCGGTGCTCAAAAGCGGCAGTCGCGCCGCAGGCCGGCACGGGGTCCGGCCTCACTGTCTGTCAGGCAACTTCCGACAACTTGTCTGGCCCACCCCCGACTGTTGCGCTCGAGCAGCGATGCCTACAGTGCCAAGCATCGTCAAAGGCATTCTCGAACGCGAACCGCAATGAGCCATCCCGCTGCCCACGAATCCACCGGCGTCGCCGAGTTGTACCGCCGTGTCTGGCACTACGCTGCCGGCGTCCGGCTGCGCTGGACGATGGCCATGTCGCTGCTGGTCAGCTCGCAGCTCATCAAGCTCAGCCTGCCGTGGCTGGCCGCCCAGGCCATCAACAGCATCCAGACCGGCGGCATGGCCGGCCTGACCCGCGCCGCCTGGTGGATTGCCGCCATCGTCGGCGTCTACATTGGCGCTTGGTGCCTGCACGGGCCTGGCCGGGTGCTGGAGCGCTCGGTCGGCGTGCGTGTGCGCCGCGGCGTGTCGGACGCCCTGTACGGCAAGCTCACCCGCGTGCCGCTGGCCTGGCATGACAAACACCATTCAGGCGATGTGCAGCACCGGGTGGACCAGGCCAGCCATGCCTTGTTCGATTTCGCCCAGAACCAGTTCATCTACCTGCAGAACGCCGTCAACCTGCTCGGCCCGCTGATTGCGCTGACCATGCTGTCGCAGATGACCGGCTCGGTGGCCGTCGTCGGGTACATCCTCGTCGGCCTGGTGATCGTGCGCTTCGACCAGGCCCTGATGCGCCTCGCGGCGCAGGAAAACCAGGCCGGCCGCCGCTATGCAGCGGGCCTGCTCGACTTCATCGGCAACATCTCCACCGTGATGAGCCTGCGCCTGCAAGGTGCCTCGCAGCGCCTGCTGGACAAGCGGCTGATGGCCCTGTTCGTGCCGCTGAAGCGGACCATCGTGCTCACCGAGTTCAAGTGGTGTGCGGTCGACCTGCTCACCGTGATCCTGACCTGGGGCCTGGTGGTGAGCTTCGCCTGGCAGGTGGCAGGCGCCGGCTCGACCTTGCTGCTGGGCAGCCTCTTCATGATCTACCAGTATGCGAACCAGGCCGGCGGGGTCGTGTCCTCGCTCGCATCGAACTACCAGAACTTCGCCCGCATCCGCACCAACTTCGCCGCCTCCACCCCCATCTGGGAAGCACCCGAGCGCAGCCACAGCGGCCCGGAGATCGCCGACAGCTGGGAGCGCATCTCGCTGGCCGATATCAGCTACCACCATGCCGGCGGCGATGCCGAGCGGGGCGGCCTGAACCACCTGTCGTTCACCCTGCAGCGCGGCGAGCGCGTGGCCTTGGTGGGCCCGAGCGGCGCCGGCAAGAGCACCCTGCTGCGGGTGCTGGCCGGGCTGTACGACGCCCAGCACGGCCACTATGAGGTGGACGGTGTCGCGCAGCTGGGGCTGCGCCACTTGGGTGGCATCACGACCCTGATCCCGCAGGAAGCCGAGATCTTCGAGGCCAGCGTTCGCGAGAACATCACCTTCGACATGCCCACGCCGGAATCGGCGGTGGAACAGGCCGTGCACGTGAGCGCCTTCGACGCGGTGCTCGAGCGGCTGCCCCACGGCCTCGACACCGCCATTTCAGAGCGCGGCTTCAATCTGTCCGGCGGGCAGCGCCAGCGCCTGGCCCTCGCCCGCGGCGTGCTGGCAGCCCGCGACAGCTCCATGATCCTGCTGGACGAGCCCACCAGCGCGCTGGACCCGCTGACCGAGCTGCATGTGCACCACCGCATGGAGGAGGCCTTCCCCGACGCGACCATCGTCGCCTCGGTGCATCGCATGAGCCTGCTGGCCCACTTCGACAAGGTGGTGCTGATGGCCGCCGGCCGGGTGGTCGACGTTGGCAGCGTGGAAGAGCTGCTGGAGCGCCAGCCGCTGTTCTGCGAGCTGTATCGCGGTGCCGCCGCGGCCGAGGGCGAGGACGCCGTGACCGTGCAGGCCACCGAGGAGGCGGCCAACGAGAACCACATCGCCGCCTGAGCTGGCCCCCGCAGCGCCCCCTGAAGCCGGCCCCGCGCCGGCTTTGTCATTTCCCGTGTCAGCGTTCAGCGAGGCGGGGTGAGGCCGCGATCACGCGGGGCGTTCATGCCCCCTTCGCGCGCGGGCGCGGCTTCGGCGTCGCCACCGCGGGTGCCCATCAGGTCGCGCACGCAGTCAGCGCGTGATTCGCGCGGGAGGTCGGTGCACTGCGACATCTCGCGCGAGTGGCCGCTCGGCATTTCCCCGCGCAGCGGGTTGGCACGCTGGGCACGCGGTCGCTCAGTCTCGTTGGCGCCGGCCTGCCGGACGGCATCGGGCTGCGTCACCGGCGGAGGCAGCATGTCGGGGGCCGGCGTGCTGCGCGGCTGGGTGGCCGGGCCGGCGCCCTGCGCCTGCGCCACGCCAGCAAGCGCAACCCATAGCAAGGCGAACATGGGGTGGTGTCTCATCGATTGCTCCTTTCGGCTCGCAGTGAGCCGTGCTCGGCCCGCCGGTCGGCAGGTCTCCATTGCCAGACGGCAACACCCGTGCCAGAGGGGGCAGGCACACTGTTTGCCAGAAAGCTCGAACGCCAGCTTGGCGCTCAGCGCACGCAGTTTTGCCATGCAGACCTTCCGCCCGGCCCCGCCTCACCGTAGCTCCGCCACCACCTCGCGCTTGCGCCCCATGCCGCCGGTGCCTCGACGGCATCCCGGCCTCGAAGCCCGCCAGACGCCCGCCGAGGCGGCCTGCTCGGTGCGCCATGCAACGGCGCTTGCGAATGCCCTGGAGCGGCCGATCACGCCCGGCAACCGGGTCGACGCGCTGATCGATGCGCCGAGCGCGTACGCCGCCATGCTGGACGCCATCGAAGCCGCACGCGACCACATCAACATCGAAAGCCACCTGGTCGAGGCGGACGGCCCCGCACGCGAACTGGCGCGCCGGCTGCTGGCGAAGCGGCGCGAAGGCGTGCGCGTCAACCTGCTGCTTGGCGGCATGGACCCGGACGGCACCTGCAGCCGCTATTTCACCGCCCTGCGCAAGGCTGGCGTGCATCTCTGCGAATACCGGCCGCCGAGCGTCTGGCGCAACCCCCTGGGGCACGCGCTGCACGCCCGCCAGCACCGCAAGCTGCTGATCGTCGACGGCCGGGTGGCCATCACCGGTGGCCTGGACGGCAGCAGCATCTATCCGGTGCCGTCGCAAGCGCTCGGCACCGGCGGCGACAGCCCGGCCCGTGACACCCACGTTCGCCTGGAAGGCCCGGTGGTGGCCACCCTGCAGCGACTGTTCCTGGACCACTGGTGCAGCCAGTCGCGTAGCGCCGCCCAGCGCGCCCGCTACTTCCCGCCGCTGGCGGCGGCCGGCGAACAGCAAGTGGCGGTGGCCGCCTGCGACGACCACCACCGCCACCACCCGTCCCTGCATGTGCTGCTGCGAGCGGTGGAGTCGGCCGAGCAACGAATCTGGCTGACCGCCGACTGCTTTGCGCCGCCTCGCCGGCTCCTGCGCGCGTTGGCCAGCGCGGCCCGCCGGGGCGTCGACGTGCGCCTGGTGCTTCCCGGCGGCGGCAAAAGCGCGCTGTGGCCGGTGCACCGCGGTCACTATGCCGAGCTGCTGGCGGCCGGCGTGCGCATCTTCGAGCGCCGCGAGGCGCTGCCGCAGGCGCAGACCGCGGTCATCGATGGCGTCTGGTCCACGCTGGGCGCGGGCAAGCTGGACTGGCGCAGCGTGTTGCACACCGCCGAGGCGAATGTGGTGGTGCTCGACCCGACCTTCGGTGCCAGGCTGGAAGAGGTGTTCCGCCAGGACCTGTTCTGCAGCCACGAGGTGCTGCCCACCGAGTGGCGCGAACGCGGCTGGCACGCCCGCGCCAGCGAATGGCTGGCGGCCCGCCTGGATTTCCTGCCCTGACACCCGGCTCGACAATCGTGCCAGGCGGGCGCCGGCCGCCGCCCGGCGCCGTCGTCAGTGGGCCGGCTGTTGCGCCTCCTGTGCAGCAGCGACGGCGGCCAGCTCGGGCACCCACTGCGGTGCGGCCGCCGGAGCCGTCTCGGCGGCAGTGACCGGCCGCCCAGGCATCGACAGCATCGGACGCCCCAAGCCCAGCACGCGGCGGAAGTACGCGATGGTCTCGCGCAGCCCGTCCTCCAGCGGCACGGCCGGCTGCCAGTCGAGCACACGGCGGGCGCGGCCGATGTCGGGGCAGCGCCGTCGCGGATCATCGGCCGGCAGCGGACGGTACACCAGGCGGGAGCGGCTACCGGTTTGCCGCAACACGAGCTCGGCGAGCTCCATCACCGTGCTTTCATGCGGGTTGCCGAGATTGAGCGGGCCTTCGGCGTCCGAATCCATCAGGCGCAGGATGCCCTCGATCAGGTCATCCACGTAGCAGAAGCTGCGGGTCTGCTCGCCGCGCCCGTAGATGGTGATGTCCTCGCCGCGCAAGGCCTGAACGATGAAGTTGCTGACCACCCGGCCGTCGCCGGGCTGCATCCGCGGGCCATAGGTGTTGAAGATACGGGCGATCCGCACCGGCACCCGGTATTGCCGATGGTAGGCAGAGCACAGCGTTTCCGCGCAGCGCTTGCCTTCGTCGTAGCAAGCGCGCGGACCGAGGATGTTGACGTGGCCGCGGTAGCTCTCGACCTGCGGGTGCACCTCGGGGTCGCCGTAGACCTCGCTGGTGGAGGACTGGAAGATCCGGGCGCCGCAGCGGCGCGCCTGCTCCAGCATGTTGCGCACCCCCATGACGCTGGACAGCGTGGTGTGCACCGGGTCGCGCTGGTAATGCTCCGGGCTCGCGGGACAGGCGAAGTTGAAGATGCCGTCGACATCCACGGCGACCGGGTCGATCACATCGTGCAAGCGCAGCCGGAACCGCGGATGCCGCGACAGATGCTCGACATTGCGTGGTGAGCCGGTACAGAAGTTGTCCAGCACCAGCACGTCGTGGCCGGCGGCGATCAGCCGGTCCACCAGGTGGCTGCCGAGGAAACCGGCGCCGCCGGCTACAAGGGTATGTCGTGGAGTCATCACAGCTCTTGCTTCAGTGGTGGCACCCTGAGCAGCAAGCGGTATGCCCTTCAATGCGTTTGAAGCCGCCCGCGAGCCGTCAGGCGTTCTGGATGCCATGCGCGCGCAGGCCTCGGCCGATGGCGAAATTCAACTCGCTGCTGAGCTGGTGGCGCGTTGCAGCGCCCGGCAGGTGCCACACGAGCAGCTCGAAGCTCATGGCTGCGCCGCCCAGCGACAGCAGGAACACCGAGGGCCCCGGCTCCTTCAGCACCAGGGGATGCTCCCGTGCCGCGTCGAGCAGTACGGCGCGGACCTGCTCGATATCGCTGCCACCCGCCACGCTCACCGGCAGCCTCAGCCGCACGGGCGCATTGAGGTACACCAGGTTCACCACGTTGTCGGTGATGAAGCGCTGGTTGGGGACGAGGATGGCAACGTTGTCGTTGGTGACGATGGTGGTACGACGCGCACCGATGTCGTGGACCACCCCCTCGATGTTGGCCAGCTCGATGCGGTCGCCCACCTTGATGGGGCGCTCGAACATGATGATCAGTCCACTGATGAAGTTGCTGAACACGTTCTGCAGGCCGAAGCCCACCCCCACGCCCAGTGCGCCGGCCACAACATTGAAGGCGGTCAGGTTGATGCCGGCGGTTTGCAGGATGACCACAAAGCCGACGATCAGCACCAGGTAGCGAACGATGGAGCCGATGGCCTGCCGGGTGCCCAGGTCCATCTGGAAGCGCACCAGCACCCGGACCACCATCCATCGCCTTAGCTGTGCCGCACCGGCGAACAGCAGCACCACCGCCAGCGCGAGCTTGAACAACGAGAAGACAGTGAAGGTCGTGCCACTGAAGGTGAAGAGCTTCACATCGAAAGCGCTCAGGCGCAGGAACCACGCGGCCCAGTCCATCCGGTCCTTTCATTCGAGGCGGTTGCGCGGCAACTCAGCAGGCGCCATGCCTCGAGGTGTCATGCCTCACTTACGCGCACGCCAAGATACAGGCTGGGCACAGCGCTTGCCGTTGAGGTCGGGCGTCTTTCCCAAGGGGCCATCGTGCGCATTGCCTACATCACGGAAACCTATCCGCCCGAGCTCAACGGCGTCGCGCTGACAGTACAGCGCACCGTTGACCACTTGCGTTCCGGCCCGCACGAAGTCGAGCTGGTGCGGCCCCGACAGCCGCACGAAGCTCCACGCTGCGACGCTGAGGAGTGGCGCACCGCCGGCCTTCCCATCCCGATGTACCGCGACCTCCGCTTCGGCCTCGCACTGGGCCGCACCTTGCGCCAGCGCTGGCAGCGCGCGCGGCCGCAGCTCGTGCATGTCGCGACGCCCGGTCCGCTGGGCTGGGCCGCGGTGCGCACGGCGAGCGCAATGGGGCTGGCCGTCACAAGCGATTTCCGCACGAATTTCCATCAGTACAGTCACTATTACGGGCTGGGCTGGTGCGAGCCCTTGGTACGCGGCTATCTGCGACGGCTGCACAACACCTCGCACCGCACCTTCGTGCCGACCTACTCGGTGCGCCGCGGGCTGAGCCACCAGGGCTTCGAGCGGCTGGCCGTCGTCGGCCGCGGCGTCGACACCGAGCGCTTTTCACCCGAGCACCGCAACCCGGCATTGCGCCGCGAATGGGGGGCGGGCCGCCACACGCCGGTGCTGCTCTATGTCGGTCGGCTGGCGGCGGAGAAGAACGTACCGCTGGCCTTGCAGGCCTTCGAGCACCTGCGCGCTCGGCTGCCGCAAGCACAGATGGTGGTGGTCGGCGACGGCCCGATGCGCAAGCGCTGGGAGCACGACTACCCGGCCGCCCGCTTCGTCGGTCCACTGCGGGGCGAGGCGCTGGCCCAGCACTACGCCTCGGCGGACGTCTTTCTTTTCCCCAGCCTCAGCGACACCTTCGGCAATGTGGTGCTGGAGGCGATGGCCTCCGGCCTGGCGGTGGTGTCCTACGACACCGGCGCCGCCGGCGAACACATCGAGGACGGCGAAAGCGGCCTGCTGGCCCGTCCTGGGGACGAAACCGGCTTCATTGCAGCGGCCTGCAGCCTGCTGCTGCAGCCTGGCGGCTTACGCGCCATGCGAGAGGCCGCGCGGCGCACCGCCCTGGAAGCCACCTGGCGCTCGGTGTTGACGCGCTTTGAAGCCCACCTGCTGGATGCCGCCCATGCAGTGGAAGCCACCCATGCCCGGACCGCTTGCCCGGCTTGAGATCAGCCTGCTGCGGCAGCGCTGCGCCGCCTGGGCCCAACACGACCTGCTATGGACCCGCCGCCTCCACCGTGCGGCCGACCACCGGGGGCTGGTGCTCCTGCTGGCCATCGTCAGCCGCCTCGGCAACGGCGCCCTGTGGTACGGCGGCATGGCTTTGCTGCCGCTGGTGGGCGGGCCGCAAGGCTGGGCCTGCAGCCTGCGCATGCTGGGACTCGGGGTGGCGAACCTCACGATCTACCTGCTGCTCAAGCGCTGGGCCGGCCGGCCCCGGCCCTACGTGGCCTGCACCGACATCCGCGCCTGCACCCGGGCGCTGGACCAGTTCAGCTTCCCGTCGGGCCACACGCTGCACGCGGTGGCCTTCTCGACCGTGCTGCTGCACTACTACCCGTCACTCGCCTTCGTGCTGGTGCCCTTCACCCTGCTGATCGCGCTGTCACGGGTGGTGCTGGGCCTGCACTATCCGAGCGATGTGCTGGCCGGCGCCGTCATCGGCGCCTTGATGGCGGCCGGCGTGCTGAGGTTGTTCTGAGCCGCCAGCGCGCTGGGCACCAGCGGCAGCGCCGCCGTTTCCTCGCCGGGATGCCAGTAGGTGGCGGGCAAGGTGTTGGCGCAAGCGCTTTCCTGCCACTGGCGGACGAACTCCGCCACCGTCATTGCGCGGCGATACTGCAGGTGCCACGACAGCAGGCGCTGCCAGGAGCGGCGCACCCAGAAGTGGTCGGCATCATGCGGATGCAGCTCGAAGCGCACCAGGAGCTGGGAGTCTTGCCCGGCCTGGTACAACGCGCTGTTCCAGCACACCGAGGCCAGGCGGCGCCAGCCGGCGCGGGTCGAGTACACCACGCTGGGGCTCGTGATGGACTGGCGCTGCGGCAGGGTGTAGATCTTGCGGAGCGTGCTGGTGTAGGTGAGCGGCATGACGGCCAGCGCCTCCCAGGTGCCCGGGCTGAGCAGCCAGGCCGGCGCGACGAAACCATAGAGTGGCCAGCGATTCGCCTGGAACCAGCGCAGACCGGCGACCAGCCGCTGCGTGGCCGCCTCGCGGCTCAGGTCAGCAAACTCGCCTTCGCCGGCGGTGTACCACTGTCGTCGCAAACGGTCGATCGGCCCGGCCGGCGTGCCGTCGTCCTGGTGCGTATAGCCGTGCAGCGCCAGCTCGTCGCCGCACTCATGGCGTTGGGTCAGGGTGGCCTCGAAGGCCGGGCTGCGGGCAGCGCCGTGGTAGCGCGGCACGGCCAGCAGGGTCAGGGGGACGGGCGCAACTTCGCCCACGGCGTCGATCACCCGCTGACAAGCGCCCCAGGTATCGGGCGCAACGTCATGCAGAACGACACAAAGACTCGGTTCCATCAAGCCTCCGTTTGGGATGAGAGCGACAAGCTGGGCGCCGCTGCTGCGCGCCGCGTGAGCAGGCGGTGGTAGCGGGCCATCAGAACAGGCATCACGCTGGACCAGTCGTATTGCTCGGCCCGGGCTCGTGCGGCCCGCGCCAGCGACTGCCGGTCGCGCGAGAAGCAGGCATCGATCGCCTGCGCGAAATCGTCCGGGTGGGCGCGGTCGACGCCAATGCCGACCGTGTCGTCCACCAGTTCGGCCAGGCCCTCGGCCCGACGCACCACCAGCGGCAGGCCGCAGGCCATGGCTTCCAGCGGTGCCAGCCCGAAGGTCTCCTGGTCGCCGGCATGCACAAAGGCGTCTGCGCTGGCCAGCACCCGGGCCAGCCGCAGGCTGTCGTGCTCGAAGCGCCGCACGATGACGCGCGGACCACTCGGCGGGGTCGGCCCGGCCCCCAGGGCGAGCAGCACGTAGCGCGGCCCCAGCCGAGCAACGGCACTGCACAGCAGGCCCAGGTGCTTCTCGGGCGCGAAGCGGCCGGTGTAGACCAGCAGTCGCGCATTGGGCGGCAGCCCGAGCGAGGCGCGCCACACCGCGTCGCTGCGCTTGGGGTGAAAGACCTGCGTATCCACGCCAAGCGCCTGGCGCTCCACATTGCCGAGGCCCATGCCGAGCAAGTGCGAACGCATCGCTTCGCTGGGCGCCAGCACCAGGTCGAACTGGCTGTAGAGCCGCTTCATGTAGGCCCGTGCCATGGCCGCCGCGGCACGGCCGGCCACCCGCTCAGCCATGGCCGCCAAGTTGGAATGGCAGAAGGCCACGCTCGGAATGCCGAGCTGACGACTTGCGTCGAGCACCGACCACGCCAGCCGGTAAGGATCGCCGGCCTCGATCAGGTCGGGTGCCAGCTGCACCAGCAGTTGCGCACAGGCGCCGCGTTGCCAGGGCATCCGATAGCCGCGCGAGAACGGCAAGGGAACGGCAGGCATGCGAACCATGCGTTCAGTGTCGACGACCGGAGCGGCAATCGTGTGACGCCAGTCAGCATGGCGCTGCAGCCAGGCCCGCTTGGCATGGAGATACCGCCGCACACCGCCACTGGCGGCACTCCAGAACATGGTGACGTCGGCGAGGTGAGTGCTTGCCATCTCAGCCCCTCCGCGGCATGTCGGGAACGCGAAGACCCTCGGTCATGACGCCTCCGGCTGCCGGCCGGCGGCCGTCGGAGTAGGCAACGAGATATGGCTGGACGTAACTGGGCGCTCACTACCCCTTGTCATTCTTTGCATGGGGCTCCCTCGCAGTGGATGGTCGCAATGGCGCGCCACAAGGCGCGAACCGTGTCCGGGCCGGGCGCAGCGTGCACCCTCGGCATCCCCGAACTCGAAAGGTCTTTGGCAATCCGCGTGCCCACTTCCGGCTGGCACGCCGCCTGCCAGACAGGCCATGACCCTGAATCGGGGTCTGCCTTTCATCCGTCACAAGGAGTCCGTCCATGACACCTCAGTCCTCCACCGACCGGGAAGTTTCCGGCGTCACGGGTTTTTCCGTACTTGCGACCATTGCGCTGGTGCTGTTGATCGTCGGAGGCTTGAACTGGGCGCTGGTTGGCCTGCTCAACTTCGACCTCGTGGCCGCCCTGTTCGGCCCCATGTCGGCGCTGTCCCGCGTCGTTTACGTCCTGGTCGGGGTGGCCGCCCTGTTTGGTCTGGTGATGTTGCCCAAGCTGTTGCGGCGCCCCTGACGCGAGTGGCGTGCCTGCGTCGGCCGCCCTACCGGCCGGCCCTGGCCAGCAGACACTTACAGACTGCGGCCAGGGGCATGCCCATCGCTCACCCAAAACTGCCGCACGCTGTAGTTTTTTCAGGAGAACCGATGCGATCGATGTCCACCGCCTTATTTGCGGCGCTCGCCGCGTCCGCCCTGCTCGCCGCCGGTTGCAAGGAGGCGCCGCCTTCCAGCACGACCGAGGGCCCCGCGAACAGCGCGCCTTCTCCCGTCGGCACGCCGACGGGAGGCACCTCGACCGGCGCCGCCGGCAGCCCGTCTGACACCGCCACGGCAGGAGCCACCGGCACCGGGCCCACCGGCGGCTCGGCCGACGCCACCAGCGGCAT
This genomic stretch from Eleftheria terrae harbors:
- a CDS encoding DUF4398 domain-containing protein yields the protein MMFSPQTPWRVAAPLAAAAALALAGCASKTPVPNEQMAVSQAAVDAAVSAGATQYAPVELNQARQKLDGAKNALRAEDAMTARRLAEQAEVDARTATAKANAEKSRKAVGEIEQSIRMLREEMARPNARPAS
- a CDS encoding OmpA family protein; translation: MKHTPSLTLLALAAGLLAGCASAPTQPNAALEEARQLYGRTASSPAVAQGAQVELDRARQALNRADAAWNDKQDTAETNHLAYLAKQLTVVAMETGAQREAEARVQQASAERERVRADARGVEAQVAQARADSAQQQAQSESQRARQLEQELQQLSARNTERGMVVTLQDVLFDVGQASLKPGAERTLERVAEVLRTHPERRLLIEGFTDSTGSEATNLELSRQRAEAVQRVLTARGVSPDRIDVQPRGEAYPVANNETAAGRQLNRRVELLFSDEQGQIEPR
- a CDS encoding AI-2E family transporter; the protein is MTGRLPASPQPPAPPPPAGVPGWVGLALLAIAAIFLLKAAKTVALPVTVAVLFTFVLAPPVRGLQRRGIPPSLGAGMVLLALLGTLLLFGSTLITPAAAWWERAPSNLQQLMDAFDRLRAALPGRALVATPDSAALREQLRSEGMALTRVLVSETGYFTISAAATTILLYFMLVSEQWLVTCTLQALPQRRTRLLVLSGLAEAQRDIGRFLTTLTLLNIGLGVATGLALHALGLPNPVMWGALAAALHFVFYIGPVITTLLLLLAGISSFSTASQMLAPALAFLVLNAIESNFLGPWLMGRRLRLNPVFVFLSVMVWGWMWGMAGALIAVPLLLGLRSACRRVRRLRLLGLYIGDPRDASS
- a CDS encoding ABC transporter ATP-binding protein, with translation MSHPAAHESTGVAELYRRVWHYAAGVRLRWTMAMSLLVSSQLIKLSLPWLAAQAINSIQTGGMAGLTRAAWWIAAIVGVYIGAWCLHGPGRVLERSVGVRVRRGVSDALYGKLTRVPLAWHDKHHSGDVQHRVDQASHALFDFAQNQFIYLQNAVNLLGPLIALTMLSQMTGSVAVVGYILVGLVIVRFDQALMRLAAQENQAGRRYAAGLLDFIGNISTVMSLRLQGASQRLLDKRLMALFVPLKRTIVLTEFKWCAVDLLTVILTWGLVVSFAWQVAGAGSTLLLGSLFMIYQYANQAGGVVSSLASNYQNFARIRTNFAASTPIWEAPERSHSGPEIADSWERISLADISYHHAGGDAERGGLNHLSFTLQRGERVALVGPSGAGKSTLLRVLAGLYDAQHGHYEVDGVAQLGLRHLGGITTLIPQEAEIFEASVRENITFDMPTPESAVEQAVHVSAFDAVLERLPHGLDTAISERGFNLSGGQRQRLALARGVLAARDSSMILLDEPTSALDPLTELHVHHRMEEAFPDATIVASVHRMSLLAHFDKVVLMAAGRVVDVGSVEELLERQPLFCELYRGAAAAEGEDAVTVQATEEAANENHIAA
- a CDS encoding phospholipase D-like domain-containing protein, with the protein product MQTFRPAPPHRSSATTSRLRPMPPVPRRHPGLEARQTPAEAACSVRHATALANALERPITPGNRVDALIDAPSAYAAMLDAIEAARDHINIESHLVEADGPARELARRLLAKRREGVRVNLLLGGMDPDGTCSRYFTALRKAGVHLCEYRPPSVWRNPLGHALHARQHRKLLIVDGRVAITGGLDGSSIYPVPSQALGTGGDSPARDTHVRLEGPVVATLQRLFLDHWCSQSRSAAQRARYFPPLAAAGEQQVAVAACDDHHRHHPSLHVLLRAVESAEQRIWLTADCFAPPRRLLRALASAARRGVDVRLVLPGGGKSALWPVHRGHYAELLAAGVRIFERREALPQAQTAVIDGVWSTLGAGKLDWRSVLHTAEANVVVLDPTFGARLEEVFRQDLFCSHEVLPTEWRERGWHARASEWLAARLDFLP
- a CDS encoding UDP-glucuronic acid decarboxylase family protein yields the protein MTPRHTLVAGGAGFLGSHLVDRLIAAGHDVLVLDNFCTGSPRNVEHLSRHPRFRLRLHDVIDPVAVDVDGIFNFACPASPEHYQRDPVHTTLSSVMGVRNMLEQARRCGARIFQSSTSEVYGDPEVHPQVESYRGHVNILGPRACYDEGKRCAETLCSAYHRQYRVPVRIARIFNTYGPRMQPGDGRVVSNFIVQALRGEDITIYGRGEQTRSFCYVDDLIEGILRLMDSDAEGPLNLGNPHESTVMELAELVLRQTGSRSRLVYRPLPADDPRRRCPDIGRARRVLDWQPAVPLEDGLRETIAYFRRVLGLGRPMLSMPGRPVTAAETAPAAAPQWVPELAAVAAAQEAQQPAH